From a single Thermoleophilaceae bacterium genomic region:
- a CDS encoding ferredoxin reductase family protein, whose amino-acid sequence MHSPIGARLPRPTMRAIAAAVGAVNVVVIVALWLRAGGLTDVHDTADALTTAGRLAALLGAYLALVAVLLLARIPVLERLAGFDRLTGWHKRAARACLVLLLAHTALTTAGLTVGDGVSLPREAGRLISSYPGVITATAGLALLVAVGVTSAVIVRRRLRYETWYFVHLYSYLAIALAFSHQIATGKDFVGNPAARAYWTALYLFTLSALVLFRVVLPLVRGARHRLRVARVVEEAPGVVSIEITGRDLEGLGAVPGQFFLWRFLTRGRWWQAHPFSLSAPPDGRRLRITVKDSGDFTAGLRALRPGARILAEGPYGSFTAQVRRRPRVALIAGGSGITPIRALLESLPARHGEIALVYRVARADDLVFRGELEQLGRTRGADVHFVVGPEGDVSVESLTRLIPDIAERDAFVCGSPRMVEVTRASLLAAGLPASHIFTERFAF is encoded by the coding sequence GTGCACTCTCCGATCGGCGCTCGCCTCCCGCGCCCGACCATGCGCGCCATCGCCGCTGCCGTGGGTGCCGTGAACGTGGTGGTGATCGTCGCGCTGTGGTTGCGCGCGGGCGGGCTCACCGACGTGCACGACACGGCCGACGCTCTCACGACCGCCGGCCGGCTGGCGGCACTGCTCGGCGCCTACCTGGCGCTCGTGGCGGTCCTGCTGCTCGCGCGCATACCCGTTCTCGAGCGGCTGGCCGGCTTCGACCGGCTCACCGGCTGGCACAAGCGAGCCGCGCGTGCTTGCCTCGTGCTGCTGCTCGCCCATACCGCGCTCACGACAGCGGGGCTCACCGTGGGCGATGGCGTCTCGCTTCCGCGTGAGGCCGGGCGGCTCATCTCCAGCTATCCAGGAGTGATCACGGCCACGGCCGGGCTCGCGCTGCTGGTGGCGGTGGGCGTAACGTCGGCGGTGATCGTGCGCCGCCGCCTCCGCTACGAGACGTGGTACTTCGTACATCTCTACAGCTACCTGGCGATCGCGCTGGCGTTCAGTCACCAGATCGCGACGGGCAAGGACTTCGTGGGCAACCCGGCGGCTCGCGCTTACTGGACCGCGTTGTACCTCTTCACGCTCAGTGCGCTCGTGCTGTTCCGGGTTGTGCTTCCGCTGGTTCGCGGCGCACGTCACCGGCTGCGCGTCGCGCGCGTGGTCGAGGAGGCGCCGGGCGTCGTGTCGATCGAAATCACCGGGCGCGACCTGGAGGGGCTCGGCGCGGTACCCGGCCAGTTCTTCCTCTGGCGCTTCCTCACCCGAGGCCGCTGGTGGCAGGCGCACCCGTTCTCGCTGTCGGCTCCCCCCGATGGCCGGCGCCTGCGCATCACCGTGAAGGACAGCGGCGACTTCACCGCGGGACTTCGTGCTCTGCGCCCGGGAGCGCGCATCCTTGCGGAGGGTCCGTACGGCTCGTTCACCGCACAAGTCAGGCGGCGGCCACGCGTGGCGCTGATAGCGGGCGGATCGGGCATCACGCCAATTCGCGCGCTGCTCGAGTCGCTCCCTGCTCGACACGGCGAGATCGCGCTCGTGTATCGGGTGGCGCGCGCCGACGACCTCGTCTTCCGCGGCGAGCTCGAGCAGCTTGGGCGCACGCGCGGGGCCGACGTGCATTTCGTTGTGGGGCCGGAGGGCGATGTGTCCGTTGAGTCGCTCACTCGACTGATCCCGGACATCGCCGAGCGTGATGCCTTCGTCTGCGGCTCGCCGCGGATGGTTGAGGTCACACGCGCGAGCCTGCTCGCGG
- a CDS encoding DUF1206 domain-containing protein, with protein MSSLGATRRETRQLEQAQPFQWLVRAGFVARAITYGVIGALALALAFGAGTMGTAPNQQGALALIARSAVGRAAMVAICAGLLAYALWKLTQGIFGTGPEGGGSMKPIDRVGNFAGGLVYLGFFGVALRVLTGSSGNSTAQQKHAAAGVLGWPGGQEIVAIGGGVLIAISLYQLYDALGRGFTDEAKTQQMSHAERRVFVVLGCVGLTVRALVFALVGYFFVRTAVEFNPNDAVGLDGALGRLHHQPLGPWILAFVAAGLMVFAAYSLLEGRYRRL; from the coding sequence ATGTCGTCCCTGGGAGCCACCCGCCGCGAGACTCGCCAGCTCGAGCAGGCCCAGCCGTTTCAATGGCTGGTGCGGGCGGGCTTCGTCGCGCGGGCGATCACCTATGGAGTGATTGGCGCGCTTGCGCTCGCACTCGCGTTCGGGGCGGGCACGATGGGCACGGCGCCGAACCAGCAGGGCGCGCTCGCCTTGATCGCTCGGAGCGCCGTCGGCCGCGCGGCAATGGTGGCGATTTGTGCCGGGTTGCTCGCGTACGCGCTCTGGAAGCTCACCCAGGGCATCTTCGGCACAGGCCCAGAGGGGGGCGGCAGCATGAAGCCGATCGATCGCGTCGGCAACTTCGCCGGCGGGCTGGTCTATCTCGGGTTCTTCGGCGTCGCGCTCCGCGTCCTCACCGGAAGCTCGGGCAACTCCACCGCGCAGCAAAAGCACGCCGCGGCCGGAGTCCTCGGGTGGCCCGGCGGGCAGGAGATCGTCGCCATCGGCGGCGGCGTGCTGATCGCGATCAGCCTCTACCAGCTGTACGACGCGCTGGGCCGCGGATTCACCGACGAGGCGAAGACGCAGCAGATGAGCCACGCCGAGCGGCGGGTCTTCGTCGTGCTGGGCTGCGTCGGACTGACGGTCCGGGCGCTCGTGTTCGCGCTCGTGGGCTACTTCTTCGTGCGCACGGCAGTCGAATTCAATCCCAACGACGCCGTCGGGCTCGACGGCGCCCTGGGCCGCCTGCATCACCAGCCCCTTGGACCGTGGATCCTCGCATTCGTGGCGGCGGGCCTGATGGTGTTCGCCGCCTACTCGCTGCTCGAGGGGCGCTACCGCCGCCTGTAG
- the pyrR gene encoding bifunctional pyr operon transcriptional regulator/uracil phosphoribosyltransferase PyrR — protein sequence MSSEKVVLDREDIRRTLVRIAHEIVEKTGGERIAIVGIHRRGAVIAARLHERVEELIGAPVPLGDLDISFYRDDVATRGPDRQPVVLASHIEFPLQACTVVLVDDVLYTGRTVRAAIEALFDYGRPERVQLAVLADRGHRELPIRPDYVGKNLPTARDERVNVRVDEVDGVDEVTISQTAEVPA from the coding sequence TTGAGCAGCGAGAAGGTAGTACTCGACCGCGAGGACATTCGCCGCACCCTCGTGCGGATCGCGCACGAGATCGTCGAGAAGACGGGCGGGGAGCGGATCGCAATCGTCGGCATCCACCGGCGCGGAGCGGTCATCGCGGCGCGCCTGCACGAGCGCGTCGAGGAGCTGATCGGAGCGCCGGTGCCGCTGGGCGACCTCGACATCTCCTTCTACCGCGACGACGTCGCCACGCGCGGCCCCGATCGCCAGCCCGTGGTGCTCGCGTCGCACATCGAGTTCCCGCTGCAGGCATGCACGGTGGTGCTTGTGGACGACGTGCTCTACACGGGCCGCACCGTCCGCGCCGCAATCGAGGCGCTGTTCGACTACGGCCGCCCGGAGCGCGTGCAGCTCGCCGTGCTTGCGGACCGCGGCCACCGCGAGCTCCCCATTCGCCCGGACTACGTCGGGAAGAACCTGCCCACCGCCCGCGACGAGCGCGTGAACGTGCGCGTGGACGAGGTGGATGGAGTGGACGAAGTCACGATCAGCCAAACCGCCGAGGTGCCCGCTTGA
- a CDS encoding aspartate carbamoyltransferase catalytic subunit, with translation MNRNLLSVDDLSRDDIERILHRARSFAEVSGREIKKVPTLRGRTVINLFYESSTRTSSSFELAAKRLSADLVNIKSAGSSVDKGESLKDTVQTLSAYDPAAIVIRSPHAGAANLVARWTTASVINAGDGKHEHPTQALLDLYTLTRRRGSLDGMKLWIVGDVLHSRVARSNILAFTRMGCEVTLCGPPTLIPREIESLGCEVRYTLEGIEKADVVYTLRMQHERMTGSYVPSLREYAARYQIDSRRLAPHQLLMHPGPVNRGVELSSEVIDSPQALIVEQVESGVVVRMAVLYELLAGGPGRAAAGAPSPLGTETEPQPA, from the coding sequence ATGAACCGAAATCTTCTGTCGGTCGACGACCTCTCGCGCGACGACATCGAGCGCATCCTGCACCGCGCGCGGAGCTTCGCCGAGGTCTCGGGCCGCGAGATCAAGAAGGTGCCGACGCTCCGCGGCCGCACCGTGATCAACCTCTTCTACGAGTCCTCCACGCGCACGAGCTCGTCGTTCGAGCTGGCCGCCAAGCGCCTGTCGGCGGACCTCGTGAACATCAAGTCCGCAGGCTCGTCGGTGGACAAGGGCGAGTCGCTCAAGGACACGGTGCAGACCCTGTCGGCATACGACCCGGCGGCCATCGTCATCCGATCGCCGCACGCGGGGGCTGCCAACCTGGTCGCGCGCTGGACCACCGCATCCGTGATCAACGCGGGCGACGGCAAGCACGAGCACCCCACCCAGGCGCTGCTCGACCTCTACACCCTTACGCGCCGCCGCGGCTCGCTCGACGGGATGAAGCTGTGGATCGTGGGCGACGTGCTGCACAGCCGGGTGGCGCGCTCGAACATCCTCGCCTTCACGCGGATGGGGTGCGAGGTCACGCTCTGCGGTCCACCCACGCTGATCCCGCGCGAGATCGAGTCGCTCGGTTGCGAGGTGCGCTACACGCTCGAGGGGATCGAGAAGGCGGACGTGGTCTACACGCTGCGGATGCAGCACGAGCGGATGACCGGGTCCTACGTCCCGTCGCTTCGCGAGTACGCGGCCCGCTACCAGATCGACTCGCGCAGGCTCGCCCCGCACCAGCTCTTGATGCACCCGGGCCCGGTCAACCGCGGGGTGGAGCTCTCGTCCGAGGTGATCGACTCGCCGCAGGCCCTGATCGTCGAGCAGGTGGAGTCCGGAGTGGTGGTGCGGATGGCGGTGCTCTACGAGCTGCTCGCGGGCGGCCCGGGCCGCGCGGCCGCCGGGGCGCCGAGCCCGCTCGGCACGGAGACGGAGCCACAGCCCGCGTGA
- a CDS encoding dihydroorotase, giving the protein MSAALDRAPVPPGNLLIRGAHLIDPRSKLDRVGDVLVRDGEIAEIGESGALSAPDGAEVVDGGGLHALPAFVDPHVHLRTPGREDEEDIDSGTRAAAAGGFCAVLAMPNTDPVVDTASVLNSLRRRAREEARVPVGFTAAITRGQAGEQLTEMAELASEGAAGFTDDGLPVRSAGVLRQALQYQKLAGRTIALHEEDPALSGKGVMHEGAVSAQLGLTGIPSVSESTMVARDAALAEYERARIHIQHVSARQTVEVIERAKAAGVQITAEATPHHLTLTDQAVLTLDSNFKMNPPLRSEDDRQALIDALRAGTLDCVATDHAPHAREEKEQPFEAAPMGVTGLETAFAALHTELVLPGVIGLELLVERMTAGGEPFGIPAPMLAVGVPANIVLVDLDAQWEVGEAGYESRSANSCFAGRTFTGRVRMTVAGGAVAYRERSFAIGAV; this is encoded by the coding sequence GTGAGCGCCGCACTCGACCGCGCCCCGGTTCCGCCCGGCAACCTGCTGATCCGCGGCGCCCACCTGATCGACCCGCGCTCGAAGCTCGACCGAGTGGGCGACGTGCTGGTGCGCGACGGCGAGATCGCCGAGATCGGCGAGAGCGGCGCGCTCAGCGCACCGGACGGCGCCGAGGTGGTGGATGGCGGCGGCCTCCACGCGCTGCCCGCCTTCGTCGACCCCCACGTGCACCTGCGCACCCCCGGCCGCGAGGATGAGGAGGACATCGACTCCGGCACGCGCGCCGCGGCGGCGGGCGGTTTCTGCGCGGTCCTCGCCATGCCCAACACCGATCCGGTGGTGGACACGGCGTCGGTGCTGAACTCGCTGCGCCGCCGCGCGCGGGAGGAGGCGCGGGTGCCGGTGGGCTTCACCGCGGCCATCACGCGCGGGCAGGCGGGCGAACAGCTCACGGAGATGGCCGAGCTCGCCTCGGAAGGCGCCGCCGGCTTCACCGACGACGGACTGCCGGTGCGCTCAGCCGGCGTGCTGCGCCAGGCGCTTCAGTACCAGAAGCTCGCCGGTCGCACGATCGCGCTGCACGAGGAGGATCCGGCGCTGTCGGGCAAGGGCGTGATGCACGAGGGAGCGGTGTCGGCGCAGCTCGGCCTGACGGGCATTCCGTCGGTGAGCGAGTCGACCATGGTGGCGCGCGACGCCGCGCTCGCGGAGTACGAGCGGGCGCGCATCCACATCCAGCACGTGTCCGCGCGACAGACCGTGGAGGTGATCGAGCGGGCCAAAGCCGCCGGCGTTCAGATCACGGCGGAAGCCACGCCGCACCACCTCACGCTCACCGACCAGGCGGTGCTCACGCTCGACAGCAACTTCAAGATGAACCCGCCGCTCCGCTCGGAGGACGATCGCCAGGCACTGATCGACGCGCTACGCGCAGGCACGCTCGACTGCGTGGCCACCGACCATGCGCCTCACGCGCGCGAGGAGAAGGAGCAGCCGTTCGAGGCCGCGCCGATGGGGGTCACCGGCCTGGAGACGGCGTTCGCCGCGCTCCACACCGAGCTCGTGCTGCCGGGCGTGATCGGACTCGAACTGCTGGTGGAGCGCATGACGGCGGGTGGTGAGCCCTTCGGCATCCCGGCGCCGATGCTCGCCGTGGGCGTCCCCGCGAACATCGTGCTCGTCGACCTCGACGCGCAGTGGGAGGTGGGCGAGGCCGGCTACGAGAGCCGCTCCGCCAACAGCTGCTTCGCAGGGCGAACCTTCACGGGCCGGGTGCGGATGACTGTGGCCGGCGGCGCCGTGGCGTACCGTGAGCGTTCGTTCGCGATCGGAGCCGTATGA